In the Sorghum bicolor cultivar BTx623 chromosome 4, Sorghum_bicolor_NCBIv3, whole genome shotgun sequence genome, CAAAATGTACGTCTACCTGAACCGCTAGATGACGTAGAAAGATCGAATAGAGGGCTGTGTGGTCGTCTGAAAAGCAAGGATACACGTGTAATTATGTTTATTAGGTCAGCAAACTACTAATTAGTAGGGTCAAATAACAGTGCTACCTACCCTACTCGGGCGCACAATATTATTCTTCACCGCCGTTTTCATTATTGATGATGACAACTTGTGCTGAGCCAGGAAGAGAGAGGTCCCGATCATTGTGTGGATGCGGGTTAACGGAGAGGAATGCATGCTTTCGTGGAGATGAAATCCTTGAAAGTGCAAGCAAATAAATGGGATGTCACCAGAAGCACTAAGCTTCTTGGAGATCGCCGGTGAAGAACTCAGGATGCTGGGCGTTTGAATGAAACCGAGCTTCTAATGGCAGTTGTCATGTTTTTATTTCCGGTCTAGGTTGGTCATCGATCCCGGCCTGTGTTATATTTTCTGTCTAGGTTGGTCATCGATccctatataccatgacctgGTAACAACGACTTCTGTCCATCTTTTAGAAGATGGTTtggttagagcaactccaactgtCTTTCTTAATTAAATGTAATTTTCAAATCATATTTAATGAGTTTTTTTATCTCTTTACTCTCTTAAACTTCTCTATATATTGTTCCACACTCTGGAGAGTTAGCTCTGCTCTCTAGCTTTGGTGAATGAGGCACTGCTTAGTTGTtagggtgaaaagtttttgcgcactgtagcatttttgtttgtatttaacaattattgtcctaccatgaactaattaggctcaaaagtttcgttccgcaaattacaggcaaactgtgcaattagttatttttttattaatactctatgcatgtgccataagatttaatgtgatagaaaatcttgaaaagtttttgacttttgattagaactaaacaagtcctgagAAACCAGGTATAAAGTTTGGAAATATTTTGGAGATCTAATTGAAAAATTTGTTGGAGGAgagaaaaatatataattaagtGAAATGAGCAACATTAGATACATTAGCTAGGTATGTATTTTCATAACACATAACTTTTTTGTACAATAGATGTTATTACTCTTTTATATAAATTAAGTTAAGTTTAAGATAGTTATTTATAATAAAATACAGTCTCTCAAAATTTCAAGTCGAAAAGACTACTACACATCCAATTTGACCCATTTATCTCGGTTATTATAGCTCttttttatgttttgttttttatCCTTCCATATATAGCTAATCATGTTTACTAGATTTTGTTTTTTACACCTATACATTAAACATTGTTTTAAACTTGCTTCGACGATCTATATATTGATGTACGTACTCAATGTAAACTTTGGCTTGCCCAAAAATTGGCATCCAAAAATTGGTCTTACCAAGCAGGCTGAACATATCTAAAACGTTGAAAAGCCATACATTCCGAACTATCCATCGATGGTAGCATGGATCTCAAACACCGAAAGGTATGTAAGTTCAAAATCTCCagaaaattatatttttttaggGGATCCAGGAACGGTACATCTAGCGCCTGGACGTCCGGCGCGTGAGTGCGTCCGGACGCCGGTCCGTTACGAATCCCACTCGCCTCTGATGTACGAGCCGGTCCGTTACGAATCCTACCCGTCCCTCCCGCGCACGGTAGCCTgtctacccccccccccccccccgcacaTGGTAAGAAATAGAACAGAACCAGTGTCCTCCGCTCCCCACTGCACCCTTGTTCTTAGTTCTCTAACGTAACTTGTCCCCCACCGCACCCCTATCCCCAGATCTCTAACGCAGCTCGTTCCCCCACCACGTTCTTGTCCAAaaaaatacataaaacattTCAATTGCAATATTGTAAAAATATATGAAAAAACTATATGGTGCAACATTGGATTGTAATTATTGCAATATCGCAAAAAAAATGTATTGAAACATTGAAAAACATGCACTGCAACATCAAAAAAAATatactgcaacaacaaaaaatatGTAGTGCAACATCGAAAAAACAAGTACTGCAACATCGAAAAAACAAAGTACTGCAACATTAAAAAAAATGTACTACAACATAAAAAATTATATGCTGCAACATCGAAAAAATTTTACTACATCTCAAGCAGTTCTACTGCAACATCACAAGAATATTTGTTGCAACAACCCAAAAATCCCTCTGCAACATTCAAAAATCATCTACGCAACATCACAACAAACCTATTGCAACATAggagaaacaacaaaaaaaattgtacGAAAAACAGCCTCTGGATGAACTCACCGGAAGAGAGGAAGAAATAGAAGCCATAGCTCGCCGGAACCTTAAGCACCGCCACATCCCTCAGATccagagaaggaggtggaggaggatgAGAAGAAGGACTCAGAtccagagaggaggaggagcactcagatctagaggaggaggagggcttAGATCTAGAGAAGGGCTGACCTACCTCGTTGGAGCCGCCATCATCGTCCTCATCTCCAGTGGGAGACCGGATCCGCCTCACAATAGAGCTCGCTGGAGAGGGGAGGAAGGGAGGAAGGAAGCGCGGGACGGCAGCAACTGTTGGACACGGAGCGCGGCTTTTTTCGTGGAGAGCTCGTGCGTCCGACTGCGACAGCGAGTGACCAGAGACACGTGATAGAGAACGAAGATGACGAGGGACGGAGGAATTGAAGCTGCACTTCTTTTCTTAGGTGAGGCATACCGATGGTTTTAGTTGGGCTGCAGGCCCAGGTGCGCGGCGTCCGGATGCGACGGACGCCCGCACAGTATCATTACCGATCCAGGAAATCCAGTTAACCCAGCCTAGCCTAATGCTTTCTTGTAAAGCGGGCTAAAGAATCATGGGCCGGGCTCAACTCTTGGGCTGAACCTCGCTTTTCCGCATATATGACAGGCCCAAAATAGAAGCCACTATCGGTCCGAGCTGACAACCAACGCTAAGCAAACGGCTAAACCCCACGACCCATTTCCAAACCCCTCCTCGAACCTCTCCTCCTCCCTTCccctctccgccgccgccgccaccatgcTCCGCGCCGCCCTCAcctccggcggcggccgccTCACCGCCGTCGTACCCCGCCACATCGGTCGCCTcttctcctcctcttcctcgtcaTCATCCACCATCGCCGCCCTCTTCTCCGACCCCACCCCGCCCGCTGACCCGGCCGCCGCGATCCAGTCCGCCGGCGTAGACCTCTCCCACCCGGACACCGTCCCCGCGCTCCTCCTCGACCCGGGGCTCGCGGGAAACTACCCCGCGGCCTCGCGGTTCTTCTCCTGGGCCGCCTCCGACCCCGCCGCCAAGGCCGCCCTCAACTCCCGGTCCTTCAACTCCATGCTCCAGCTCGCCGCCGCGCACGGCGATGCCGAGCGCTTCTGGTCCCTCGTCACCTCCATGCggtccaagggctacggaatctCCAAACCCGCCTTCCGTGCCGCCTCCGAGAGCTTCCGGGCCAAGGACATGGCCAGGGACGCTGACCTTCTCCAGGACGCCTTCGCCGCGCACGGCAGGAACGCGGCGGCGGCCGAGGTATGCAAAATTCTCCGGGCGCCGGGCAAGGACGACTCATCAAATCTGGCCATGCTGAGTGAATCGCGCGTTGAGGTGACTGAGGAGTTGGTGGCATTGGTGGTGGAGAAGGTCGGCCAGTTCCCGCGGCAGGCGATGGTGTTCTTCCAGTGGGTGGAGAAGTCAGCTGGGTCAGGAATTTGTTGGGGCAAGGTTTACAATCCAATGGCAAAGGTTCTTGGCCGTGAGGACTGCATCGAGGAGTTCCGCGAGGTCTTGCGGAAGATGAGGGGTAAAGGGCTTGAGATGGATCGGGATGTGTATGTTACTGTCACCGACAGGTTCTTCAAGAGGAAGATGGTTGAAGATGCAGTGGACCTGTTCCGATTCATGGCAAGCAGGCCAGAGAAGCTCTCGAAGGAGGATTTTGTCGTCTTCCTCAAGAAGGTTGTGGTGACTGGTGATTTGGATCTTAAGTTGGTAACAAGGGTCGTGAGTTACTATCAACATGCGGGCAATGAGGTCAAAGCCTTGGCCTTTGATTCTGTTCTCAAGTCATTGAGGAGTGTGGCGAGGCTTGGGGAGAGTGGTAGAGTGCTCATGGCGATGAAGGAAGGTGGTTTTGCACCACATACTGTTGATCATGAGAAAGCTATTCTTGCAATGTGTGATGCTGGCAATCTTGAAGAAGCACACAAGTATATGGCTGATGTGGAAGAGTCAGGTCATAAGTTGGGTTCAAAGGTATGGTCTTCTTTAGTTCAGAAGTATTCTCTTGGTGAAAATGTTGACACAGCAGTGTCATGTTTCCATGAAATGCTGGAAAGAAGCGGCAATGACAACGAGAATGTGGGTTCTGCTCTTGAGGCACTGGTTTCTGGATTATGTAAGAAGAAAGGGGCAAAGGAAGCATTCAAAGTTCTGAAGAACCTGGTGTCCAAAAAGATTGTAGTTCCTTGGCAAACAACCTACAAGTATTTGATCCACAATTTGATCCGCCAAGGGCATCTAAAACAAGCATTTGAAGTGCTAGGTTTGATGAAAAGTCACGGCTATCCATCATTTATTGATCCTTGTATCACACATATTTCGAAGTCTGGGACTGTGGATGATGCCCTGGGCCTGCTCAACGCAACCTCATCAAAAGGGTTGCCGTCAAGAACAGCTCATTTGCGCTTGTTTCAAGCTTTGTTGAAAGAAGATAGGCATGAAGTTGCACAGCAGCTGCTTTCCCAGTCTCCTGCTAGCATCCAAAACCATGCTGATGTTCGTGATATTTTCAGTAGGATTAAGGTGGAAGAACCCATTCCAGCGGCATTGGCAGATGGCTGATACGTAGCCTAATTCAGCTTTTGATGGCCATATTTTGAATGACACTCTGAATTTGCCCTTTTGATGTTGTAGTGCTTTGAGCTGAGATCAGAAGTTCGTATGTTAGAAACTTCTTTCCTGAACAGTTTGCACAATTTCTCCAAAGAAATAAGTTACGGGTTTTAAATTTCTTTGCCGCTTCGTCATGTTTGATCCATCATATTTCCATACCTTCTGTAGGCAGTTAGCTGTCGTGTGAGTCAATAGCTTGTAAGTACCTTTTTGCTGCTTTGTTATTCCGAGATACAAGTTTGGTTCTTATCCAATTTAACGTGCACGTGTACAACTATTATCTGGATAGTGTATAATAGGTGTATAGTaaaaactatgtatctagaaaaatcaAAATGTTATATCATTTGGAATGAAGGGAGTATGGCATTAGTATCTGATGTTTGCAGGTCGTTTTAACGCTGGCCGATTAGGGCGTGTTTAAGTATACATGACTAAGTACTAGTTAGAACTAGAAAATTAGCCTAAATCGACTAGCTGGTTTCGAATTCAGAGGGAGAGATGTATAAAAGGAAACCCGCCGCGGCCGCACTGCGGCACCGAACCGACCGCATCCACTCCCTGCGTGCCGGACGAGGCGGCGGTCGGCAAACGTCCGGCCGGTGACGATGAAGAAGTCGGCGTGGACCACGGCGTTCAAGGCGATGGTGCAGGCAGTTTTGGGGCCCTGGATGGCTGGATTCTCCTGTATCTGTATCTGCCTGAAATTCTTTGCTGTCCTTTGATCCCTCGGTTGTCTTTGTTCTGAACTTCTGATTTGTAACAGATTTCCATACAGACTGAACTTGCGATGTCGGGTAGGATAGAGAGGTGACTAATCTAGTAAAGCAGCTACTAGCTACCAGGAAGCAAGGAAAGTTTTGATCGATGTTCATGCATTTGTTGCCTTTCAATTCCTGAGACTGCATTACAAACTTTTTTGCTCAAACAATCGTTTGCGGTATTCCCCAAAGAAATGAGTTACACTTTGTCGCCTCTTTATGTTTGACTCACTATATTTCCATAGCTTCTGTTGGCAGTTAGCTGTCATGTGAATCTTGTGCTGCTTTGTTATTCGAAGATGGTACAAGTTTGGTTCTTATTTCAGTGGTAGGCAACGTGCCCGTCGACAGCGAGACGCTTCGTCAATTTCAAGATTTACCGGTCTGTCCACTCGGTTCTTCGGAGGTGCTCATAGAGGTAGGGTACGCATGCGTGTGTTCATAAGAGTGAGTGTGCGCTCGTGTTTGTGAGTGTCTGTATCTATAACTGGGTCTCGTAAAAAAAATTAACATGTGCGTGTACAACTATCTGTAGGCTATGACACGATATATGGATTCTTTCATCTTAGCTCCTTCAAACCTTGTGATAATTTTTTAGTGTATATACACAACTCTACTTAAACTAACactgaactaattaagtgtgaGGACATATCTAGGGCTATCTGTGCAAAAACTCTTTTCACATTGGTTAGTCATCTGTGCAGAAGTTGGCCACCAGCAGTAATGGTAATAGCTGAAACAAACTGGCGCTAACGGACTATTTCTGACCATGTCCACAGCTGATAATTGCTATCATCTTTTAATCTACCTGAGTCAATCCATGTTCACCTTACGCCAGTTAGCTTGAACCTGGATTTGCATTTCACAAATACGAGTCATTATTAGTGTTGAACCAGATCAGAGACATTAAATTGCATTACTTGGGTGAGATGAAGTTCCTCTGAGCATTTTATCGTTTGTTTCTTGAACTTGCTTCAGCAATTTATTTAGTCGTATGAGGAATCAGTTGGTTTTCAAAAGGGTTACCTTTCCTTGATGTGACCTCCTTCTCAACTTCTGAAAAGATCTCCCTCAGCCTGTTGGCGGAATTCATCATGACATTCTTTGCAGCCTTCTTCTGATGTTTAGTGCCTTTCAACCAGGCAATCCCTAACAACACCTTGATTCTGCAGCTGTTTGGTCTCAAGGGTGTGCTAGTCATGTGGTACTTCAATTGGATCTGCAATTTCAGCAAGCACCAACTGTTACCTGACAATTTGAGTAAAACATCCTAGTGCTTTCATCGAGCTTTGCTTTCATGATCTTACACTGGAGTAGTCTTCATGTTGGACACCTTGGAGGGTCATCACCTCCTCGACAATCCATTCATTTTGGTTCGTTAAGTTATACTTTTGCTGAGTTGTCGTTGCTTCTCCTCCATATTTTGACAAGCTTTTGTCAAACCGAAAGCTTATACGACGTTGGTATACATTACGGTTTAGCAGCTCCCATTCTGTAGCTGAGTAGTCAACACAACCGGCTCTCTCCATCACTTTGTGTTCCAGTGGACCTCCAGAGAACATCTCCATTAAGGCACTGACCTGCAAATACATAGTTCATTGAGATTTTAGCATAAGCATTTGCGACTACATTTATCAGGTTTCAGACCACAAGACTCACATCGACAGAAAgaactgccgaataaacttctGACATTTTTACATCTTCATTGGCCAATAGAGAACCTTCTTCATACGGGTTCTCTTTCAGTTCAGGTTCTTTATCGATCAtctcacctttttgttccagACCTGGTGACCGCATTTTCCAAATTGCCATAATAATTCTGTCAAAGAGTTGTTTGATACGTTAACATAACTATTTGGCAAGAGAAGCTTATATTGCAATAACAATGGAAGAATGGGACCAAACAATATATAACAAGCTACCACTAAGGGATCttaataatataaaataaattattattaataCGCTATTTTTGTTGGCAAGGCCTACAAGCGCCGCAACATAGGATGACTCGATTTCGTTTGTTCAATTGTGTATGAACGTTCATTTACTTTAGAGAGAAGTATTTATGTTGTGGAGCTTATTTCAAGATAGGCTTCCTTAAATATTCCTTTGAAGACACACAAAAGAGAGGCATTTCTAACAACTAATTTCTTATGTAACGACTATAACCGTGGAAATTTGAAAATCCTGAAAAGTTTTGATGTAACTTCAAATGCCTTCATCAAAGAACCAAGAAAAACACCAAGCTCACAGATATGAAAGAATCCCTGGTTAGAGCATGGCTCTTTCTCATTGCTCTAGAATGATCCTGCCCTTTAAACCCAAAGACCCTAGCCACATCGTTTTATGTTAATGTAATGGGAACAGATTGCTCAGTTCACCAATTCTAGTTTCTAGCATGAACATTGAGACAAATTGTAACCAATCTGTCTACCAGAAAATTGCTTCAAATTTCTGTTCGCTGGGTCCAATCTGGGAAATCAACTTAGTTGCTTGTTACCACTGAAAAGCCAGGTCCTGGGTTGGATATTGGATATGTACTAAATTTTGTTTAAGTACTCACCTGAAGAAATTTTAGTTTCCTTTTAAAACTATTATTTATGTTTCTTTTACATAGGATGACATCCACAGGAAACTATTATATTTAGATAGGAGACTATTTCAGTCAATGCATCAGAAAGACAGCAAGCTCTATAGAGAAGAGGCCGGAAACTGGGTTGTAGGCCATCATACTATGCTAAGCAAACACCAGTTATTACCTTAAATACCCTATACTCAATGATGAAGAAATTCGAGATATCTTTTTTTCCTGCCATGTTTTTATTTATGTCATGTCAAAGTGTATTGATTGTTGAAGATATTCTGTCAGGACTCAGGGACTCAGGAAACAAAATTTCCATAAAGCATTAATGGCAATCCTTATTTAAAGGCACTTTATCTATTGGTGCGATATAATGATAAATAAAGCATATCTTTAAAACTTTAACCTGTCATAATCTTAAACAAATGTACAGCATGGAATGAAAATAAAGGGGGTAAAAGAATGATACCTCATACCTGTGAGCATCATTGAATGAAACAAATGTCTGAAAATGGAACTTCAGTCTCCCTTGAGGATCCAGTGCTTTGGCGCCAtgcctggcttcaagacctctgtCCTTGCGAAGGATGATCATCAATGATGGACTGCCGACTGTTGCTAGTTTCGGTGGAACAACCTGGATGTCATCGACATCTTCCCAAAGGAAGAAAAACTTGGTTTTCCGGCCAAATATATTGGAATAGAATCCAGTTATTCTTGGGGAAAGAAAGAGGCGCCCCTATGAAAAATGGTAACTACCTCAGTTCTTGATTAGTCTGACCAAATCTAGACGCAAAAGATAAATAAGATAACAAATTGTGGCGAGTACCAGTGTGCAACACATCATCAAAAGTGTTTGTGCAACatatcatcaaattcaaaagtgTTCACCATGAACCATGATAAAACAGAGCACAACTCTTATGttgtttttcttttaatttttaATGGAGGTTCCAGTGAGACAAAGAAAGGAACTTCATATGCATGATCTACATTGGTTTATTCCAAATACGCAAGGTATCAGGTATGACACTGTATGTTGGACGATGAACATAAAGGAACATATTTCAGAATACTATTAACTATTCTGAGTAAAATTTCAGTAGTACCATGACCAAATGAATCAGTGACAAGTCAAGACATTCTAAGTTAGAACATGTAGTCAAGCCTGATTACCTGAAGTGGCATTTTCCGTTTTAGATGGCAGGTGAAATCGTCAATGAGAAATTCTTCAGGAGGAAGGCTGAAGAGCTTACGGAATGCAGAATTTGTCTGAGATGAGCGCAATTGCATCTGAACATTCAGTTATGCAAGTTCAGTAAAAGAATGCATTGTGCGACCATTAAAAGAAATTCACAGAACCTTTCCCCAGATCAAATTTTGGACAACTCCTACCTTCTTGCCAACTTCTTTCCCCATTTTTTCCAGATAATCCATAACAACTTCAGTCCCCCGTGAATTGTTCAAAAAGATACGCAGATGCAATTTAGGCTGGTGCCCTTGGGGAAACCTTCCATCAAGAGGAAGCCACATGTCACCCAAATCTGACAAATTGTTTTTCACAAAGTTGACTTCTGTTTGACCAATAGGAGTTTCATTGCTTGGTCCATCTGAATCATGCACAACCACGTCCAATCTCGCTGGCGGGTCATCCATCGCATCAAATTCAAATATTTCTGTAGAGTTGAAAAATCAAAGAATCAGGCAAATGTCAGAGGTCAAGAGGATGAAAGTGTTTCCAGCATGCCATTTCCAGCTCTCCTTtttaacttgtgggatgaaataaACTTGTAATGTAGAAGCAGCACTTACCATTCCATTTTGGTTCAGAAGTGTGGTATTTGACTGAGCTGGTTTTCCTCTTTCCGTTGCACATAAAAACTACGTACGGATCAGGAAAACCAGGTGTACCTGCACTTACTACACCGCTTCCCTCAATAAGTGCAATAGTCAACAACCAACCGTCTCCATGAGCTTTGACCCCATGATCACTACCTAATGTTGAGAGAAGAAAAACGCGAATTAGATGCCTGTCCATAGGGAATGGATAATTTTGCAAGTTACAGTGAAAATGAATGATAATAGCTTTAAAGATGAATATTTTTTTCTCGTAAAGTCATTTAGAGGAGTAAGGCAATCTCACAAGGACTAGATAGAGAGTAGTGAGAAGAAAATATTTGCTTCATTTTGGATTAACTCATTAACATTTACAGGATAACCTAGATCGGACATCAGAAAGACATGTAAATATCAGTCATCACACAGAGATGATTACTGGCTTACCACGTTGTTTCCAGGCTTGCAAAAAACGTCGCCCTACTTTGATGATATTATGCCCCTGAATGATCAAAATAAGACAAAATACAATCTCTCCAACGGAATCTGGAAGATCAATACCAAAATATTCAAGACCGCCATGCACCACATTAGGCTTTGCTAGATGAAGATGTGTCATGATATACAGTGCTGTACTGAGAGAGCATATGAATGCAAAGCTTCCAAGGAAGCGGGCAACCAGCTTCCAGTTTGATTCTTTCTGCGTCTGCAGTGATGCTAAAATCTTATCTTTGGAATTAGCATCGTCAAGTTCAGCTACTTTAATTTTCCGGGACAGTACCTCAGAGAAATGTGAATAACCCTCTGCAAGGCCTTGTTTCGCTCCATTCTCTATCATTCCTTTCAGCATCGTACTCTGAACAAAGTTCAGACGCCAACTTACAGTAAGTTGTGTGGCCTGTTCCTCTAATGGCAGCTGGGAACCAGATACTATACGATACAATATCTCCACCTTGAAACAATTACCACAAGGAACATCAGGAGTGCTAACGCTAGACAAAACTGCAAAAGAACTTCCATTTGCCTTCAAGTATTTCTGCTCTTCTGTGGCTTTTACAGATTTAACTAATTTGCTAGCAGCTTTTGTATAAGATATTGTTCTTTTTAAACAATTCTCACTATTGTCATGCCTCCAGGGCTCAATTTGAAATCCACTTGTTCCTTGAAGTTCAGAAACTTCTGGCCAGAAATCTGAAGTTCCAGAAAACAACAATGAATTCAGTTCTGCTGGTGCAATAATGTAAGATTGGTCCACTAGTACACCACCAGGCAAGTTTGCCGGCATTTCACAAGCTTGGTCTTTGGACTCCATACTTTTCAGTAGTTCATCAAGACTGACCTCAGGCAGTGTGCAACCCTCGCCATTTTCACGACACTCGGAATTCATTTGTGTGTTTCGAAACTGGTCTGTGGAAACAGGATCTGATGCTACAGAATGTGTAGTGTCAGCAGTTTTCC is a window encoding:
- the LOC8082913 gene encoding pentatricopeptide repeat-containing protein At3g02490, mitochondrial, with protein sequence MLRAALTSGGGRLTAVVPRHIGRLFSSSSSSSSTIAALFSDPTPPADPAAAIQSAGVDLSHPDTVPALLLDPGLAGNYPAASRFFSWAASDPAAKAALNSRSFNSMLQLAAAHGDAERFWSLVTSMRSKGYGISKPAFRAASESFRAKDMARDADLLQDAFAAHGRNAAAAEVCKILRAPGKDDSSNLAMLSESRVEVTEELVALVVEKVGQFPRQAMVFFQWVEKSAGSGICWGKVYNPMAKVLGREDCIEEFREVLRKMRGKGLEMDRDVYVTVTDRFFKRKMVEDAVDLFRFMASRPEKLSKEDFVVFLKKVVVTGDLDLKLVTRVVSYYQHAGNEVKALAFDSVLKSLRSVARLGESGRVLMAMKEGGFAPHTVDHEKAILAMCDAGNLEEAHKYMADVEESGHKLGSKVWSSLVQKYSLGENVDTAVSCFHEMLERSGNDNENVGSALEALVSGLCKKKGAKEAFKVLKNLVSKKIVVPWQTTYKYLIHNLIRQGHLKQAFEVLGLMKSHGYPSFIDPCITHISKSGTVDDALGLLNATSSKGLPSRTAHLRLFQALLKEDRHEVAQQLLSQSPASIQNHADVRDIFSRIKVEEPIPAALADG
- the LOC8071646 gene encoding C2 and GRAM domain-containing protein At1g03370 isoform X1, yielding MRHGINISRIQTTAGKSPHPLASSKSANPQFHGGCGPAIAARSLPPLLVSPSQRSSVPLRGPGRMARPSSGPPGGPPEPGRHDAPMLLRVHVIEARGLPAIYLNGSSDPYVRLQLGRRRPRATTVVKRSLSPVWDEEFGFLVGDVAEELVVSVLNEDRFFGAEFLGRVRVPLTAIMETDDLSLGTRWYQLQPRTGGGAKFRKKRRGEICLRVYLSVRATLCDDAHQAPQQLIDDISCSSHRSIETNDSSLSATASSLDMSACASIDRASLKSLDGFNQSIMEVRGPISTGPPSCVSTEQSILLEPEEDDGSADTSTVVEVMSRYFRKTADTTHSVASDPVSTDQFRNTQMNSECRENGEGCTLPEVSLDELLKSMESKDQACEMPANLPGGVLVDQSYIIAPAELNSLLFSGTSDFWPEVSELQGTSGFQIEPWRHDNSENCLKRTISYTKAASKLVKSVKATEEQKYLKANGSSFAVLSSVSTPDVPCGNCFKVEILYRIVSGSQLPLEEQATQLTVSWRLNFVQSTMLKGMIENGAKQGLAEGYSHFSEVLSRKIKVAELDDANSKDKILASLQTQKESNWKLVARFLGSFAFICSLSTALYIMTHLHLAKPNVVHGGLEYFGIDLPDSVGEIVFCLILIIQGHNIIKVGRRFLQAWKQRGSDHGVKAHGDGWLLTIALIEGSGVVSAGTPGFPDPYVVFMCNGKRKTSSVKYHTSEPKWNEIFEFDAMDDPPARLDVVVHDSDGPSNETPIGQTEVNFVKNNLSDLGDMWLPLDGRFPQGHQPKLHLRIFLNNSRGTEVVMDYLEKMGKEVGKKMQLRSSQTNSAFRKLFSLPPEEFLIDDFTCHLKRKMPLQGRLFLSPRITGFYSNIFGRKTKFFFLWEDVDDIQVVPPKLATVGSPSLMIILRKDRGLEARHGAKALDPQGRLKFHFQTFVSFNDAHRIIMAIWKMRSPGLEQKGEMIDKEPELKENPYEEGSLLANEDVKMSEVYSAVLSVDVSALMEMFSGGPLEHKVMERAGCVDYSATEWELLNRNVYQRRISFRFDKSLSKYGGEATTTQQKYNLTNQNEWIVEEVMTLQGVQHEDYSSIQLKYHMTSTPLRPNSCRIKVLLGIAWLKGTKHQKKAAKNVMMNSANRLREIFSEVEKEVTSRKGSS
- the LOC8071646 gene encoding C2 and GRAM domain-containing protein At1g03370 isoform X2, producing the protein MRHGINISRIQTTAGKSPHPLASSKSANPQFHGGCGPAIAARSLPPLLVSPSQRSSVPLRGPGRMARPSSGPPGGPPEPGRHDAPMLLRVHVIEARGLPAIYLNGSSDPYVRLQLGRRRPRATTVVKRSLSPVWDEEFGFLVGDVAEELVVSVLNEDRFFGAEFLGRVRVPLTAIMETDDLSLGTRWYQLQPRTGGGAKFRKKRRGEICLRVYLSVRATLCDDAHQAPQQLIDDISCSSHRSIETNDSSLSATASSLDMSACASIDRASLKSLDGFNQSIMEVRGPISTGPPSCVSTEQSILLEPEEDDGSADTSTVVEVMSRYFRKTADTTHSVASDPVSTDQFRNTQMNSECRENGEGCTLPEVSLDELLKSMESKDQACEMPANLPGGVLVDQSYIIAPAELNSLLFSGTSDFWPEVSELQGTSGFQIEPWRHDNSENCLKRTISYTKAASKLVKSVKATEEQKYLKANGSSFAVLSSVSTPDVPCGNCFKVEILYRIVSGSQLPLEEQATQLTVSWRLNFVQSTMLKGMIENGAKQGLAEGYSHFSEVLSRKIKVAELDDANSKDKILASLQTQKESNWKLVARFLGSFAFICSLSTALYIMTHLHLAKPNVVHGGLEYFGIDLPDSVGEIVFCLILIIQGHNIIKVGRRFLQAWKQRGSDHGVKAHGDGWLLTIALIEGSGVVSAGTPGFPDPYVVFMCNGKRKTSSVKYHTSEPKWNEIFEFDAMDDPPARLDVVVHDSDGPSNETPIGQTEVNFVKNNLSDLGDMWLPLDGRFPQGHQPKLHLRIFLNNSRGTEVVMDYLEKMGKEVGKKMQLRSSQTNSAFRKLFSLPPEEFLIDDFTCHLKRKMPLQGRLFLSPRITGFYSNIFGRKTKFFFLWEDVDDIQVVPPKLATVGSPSLMIILRKDRGLEARHGAKALDPQGRLKFHFQTFVSFNDAHRIIMAIWKMRSPGLEQKGQCLNGDVLWRSTGTQSDGESRLC
- the LOC8071646 gene encoding C2 and GRAM domain-containing protein At1g03370 isoform X3 — encoded protein: MRHGINISRIQTTAGKSPHPLASSKSANPQFHGGCGPAIAARSLPPLLVSPSQRSSVPLRGPGRMARPSSGPPGGPPEPGRHDAPMLLRVHVIEARGLPAIYLNGSSDPYVRLQLGRRRPRATTVVKRSLSPVWDEEFGFLVGDVAEELVVSVLNEDRFFGAEFLGRVRVPLTAIMETDDLSLGTRWYQLQPRTGGGAKFRKKRRGEICLRVYLSVRATLCDDAHQAPQQLIDDISCSSHRSIETNDSSLSATASSLDMSACASIDRASLKSLDGFNQSIMEVRGPISTGPPSCVSTEQSILLEPEEDDGSADTSTVVEVMSRYFRKTADTTHSVASDPVSTDQFRNTQMNSECRENGEGCTLPEVSLDELLKSMESKDQACEMPANLPGGVLVDQSYIIAPAELNSLLFSGTSDFWPEVSELQGTSGFQIEPWRHDNSENCLKRTISYTKAASKLVKSVKATEEQKYLKANGSSFAVLSSVSTPDVPCGNCFKVEILYRIVSGSQLPLEEQATQLTVSWRLNFVQSTMLKGMIENGAKQGLAEGYSHFSEVLSRKIKVAELDDANSKDKILASLQTQKESNWKLVARFLGSFAFICSLSTALYIMTHLHLAKPNVVHGGLEYFGIDLPDSVGEIVFCLILIIQGHNIIKVGRRFLQAWKQRGSDHGVKAHGDGWLLTIALIEGSGVVSAGTPGFPDPYVVFMCNGKRKTSSVKYHTSEPKWNEIFEFDAMDDPPARLDVVVHDSDGPSNETPIGQTEVNFVKNNLSDLGDMWLPLDGRFPQGHQPKLHLRIFLNNSRGTEVVMDYLEKMGKEVGKKMQLRSSQTNSAFRKLFSLPPEEFLIDDFTCHLKRKMPLQGRLFLSPRITGFYSNIFGRKTKFFFLWEDVDDIQVVPPKLATVGSPSLMIILRKDRGLEARHGAKALDPQGRLKFHFQTFVSFNDAHRYENYYGNLENAVTRSGTKRSVP